From one Tsukamurella tyrosinosolvens genomic stretch:
- a CDS encoding helix-turn-helix domain-containing protein: MLDAAAPGADAVPAVPDQVGASLKAARRARRLTLADIAERVGVTKGYLSKVERGLAAPSMAVLVRWCEVLDVPVGSLFDGGAAGSIVRADAYPPVRFGGDGLSEFLLTPSGERRVQVLLSDIAPGGGSGDEAYALPAEVSFVLVQQGALRLAFPPEPGVELGVGDAMTFDPARPHVFAAGPDGARVLWVMAPALPAGERR, from the coding sequence CTGTTGGATGCAGCTGCTCCGGGGGCGGATGCCGTTCCCGCCGTGCCGGATCAGGTGGGTGCGTCGCTGAAGGCCGCGCGCCGCGCCCGCCGCCTCACGCTCGCGGACATCGCGGAGCGGGTCGGGGTCACGAAGGGCTACCTGTCGAAGGTCGAGCGGGGCCTCGCGGCGCCGTCGATGGCCGTCCTGGTGCGGTGGTGCGAGGTGCTCGACGTGCCCGTCGGGTCGCTGTTCGACGGTGGCGCCGCGGGCTCGATCGTGCGCGCGGACGCCTACCCGCCGGTGCGGTTCGGCGGCGACGGACTGTCCGAGTTCCTGCTCACGCCGTCGGGCGAGCGGCGGGTTCAGGTGCTGCTCAGCGACATCGCGCCCGGCGGGGGGAGCGGCGACGAGGCCTACGCCCTTCCGGCGGAGGTGTCGTTCGTGCTGGTGCAGCAGGGCGCCCTGCGGCTCGCCTTCCCGCCCGAGCCGGGCGTCGAGCTGGGGGTCGGCGACGCCATGACCTTCGATCCGGCTCGGCCCCACGTCTTCGCGGCCGGTCCGGACGGTGCCCGGGTCCTCTGGGTGATGGCCCCGGCCCTGCCCGCCGGGGAGCGCCGCTAG
- a CDS encoding cytochrome P450, producing the protein MTTITRAFRTGIGSGLGGTVARTLSIPEPAWHLRESARPGVDGGNGDEAGPVDPAGAAALRAAPSLPMGPLRASLSYTLREGDVTFRAAERYGDVFRSEFAGGPGQVVLVSNPAHIASLMSRPDDAPSATRFSPLRPIVGPDSVLTAVGPRHKQQRGLLLPQFHGRAVTEYQRRIDAATTHRIDDWRTGEPVALADIGQQITLDVIMSAVFGIEDEAGATAAESAVRTSMIRLLQLSTHPLATAVQLVNARSPEPRGVLKMILRPLDRAIYAVIAERRREGADGADGAGRSDILTVLMAARGDDGAPLADSEIRDELLTLVLAGHETTSNSVAWTFERLTRNPEAYRRSVEAARAGDEAYIEALINESMRSRPVVPVVARELLSDWRFGPYVVERGVIALVSILLLHHREDLYPRPFAFDPERFLGVKPSPQKLMPFGGGTRRCLGAGLAMAELRAVVTQILLRVDLAMTDAPAEQPRHRNVTMIPGNGGVVTALAKR; encoded by the coding sequence ATGACCACGATCACACGAGCCTTCCGAACCGGGATCGGTTCCGGGCTGGGCGGCACCGTCGCGCGCACCCTGTCCATCCCCGAACCCGCGTGGCACCTGCGCGAATCCGCGCGACCGGGCGTGGACGGCGGCAACGGCGACGAGGCGGGCCCCGTCGACCCCGCCGGCGCCGCCGCCCTGCGCGCGGCCCCGTCCCTCCCGATGGGGCCGCTGCGGGCGTCCCTGAGCTACACGCTCCGCGAGGGCGACGTGACCTTCCGCGCCGCGGAGCGCTACGGCGACGTCTTCCGCTCCGAGTTCGCGGGCGGTCCGGGACAGGTGGTGCTCGTCTCCAATCCGGCCCACATCGCCTCGCTGATGTCGCGACCCGACGACGCGCCCTCGGCCACGCGGTTCTCGCCGCTGCGGCCCATCGTCGGCCCGGACTCGGTGCTCACCGCGGTCGGTCCCCGCCACAAGCAGCAGCGCGGCCTGCTGCTGCCGCAGTTCCACGGCCGCGCGGTCACCGAGTACCAGCGCCGGATCGACGCGGCGACGACGCACCGCATCGACGACTGGCGCACGGGGGAGCCGGTGGCGCTCGCCGACATCGGCCAGCAGATCACCCTCGACGTCATCATGTCGGCGGTCTTCGGCATCGAGGACGAGGCCGGCGCCACCGCCGCCGAGAGCGCGGTCCGCACCTCGATGATCCGGTTGCTGCAGCTCTCGACGCACCCGCTCGCGACGGCCGTGCAGCTGGTCAACGCCCGCAGTCCCGAGCCGCGCGGTGTGCTCAAGATGATCCTGCGCCCCCTCGACCGTGCCATCTACGCGGTGATCGCCGAGCGCCGCCGGGAGGGCGCCGACGGTGCCGACGGCGCCGGCCGCTCGGACATCCTCACCGTCCTCATGGCCGCCCGCGGCGACGACGGTGCGCCCCTGGCCGACAGCGAGATCCGCGACGAGCTGCTGACCCTCGTCCTCGCCGGCCACGAGACGACGTCGAACTCGGTCGCGTGGACCTTCGAGCGGCTCACCCGCAACCCCGAGGCGTACCGCCGCTCCGTGGAGGCCGCCCGCGCCGGCGACGAGGCGTACATCGAGGCGCTCATCAACGAGTCGATGCGCAGCCGGCCGGTGGTCCCGGTCGTCGCGCGGGAGCTGCTGTCGGACTGGCGGTTCGGGCCCTACGTCGTGGAGCGCGGCGTGATCGCCCTCGTCTCGATCCTGCTGCTGCACCACCGCGAGGACCTGTACCCGCGGCCCTTCGCGTTCGACCCCGAGCGCTTCCTCGGCGTCAAGCCCTCGCCGCAGAAGCTGATGCCGTTCGGCGGCGGCACCCGCCGCTGCCTGGGCGCGGGGCTGGCGATGGCGGAGCTGCGCGCCGTGGTCACGCAGATCCTGCTGCGGGTCGACCTCGCGATGACCGACGCGCCCGCCGAGCAGCCGCGGCACCGCAACGTCACCATGATCCCCGGGAACGGCGGGGTGGTGACGGCGCTCGCCAAACGCTAG
- a CDS encoding crotonase/enoyl-CoA hydratase family protein: protein MSNIDYEVRDEVAHVRINRPEKHNGLTLDMIDDLAKAADRAKNDRSLRAVILSGEGSSFSSGLDFASAGKEQRRLLMNFVPKRISAANNFQAAGWAWRSVPAPVIAVVHGHCYGGGLQIALGADFRYASSEADFSILEAKWGLIPDMSISASIAQLTTIDVAKRLTMTGEMFSAKQALDWGIVTGVSADPMKDALELVDKLKERSPDAVAASKALFENTWYSGSRLSFPVEQALQLGLIRGKNHVIARTAAANKEKPAFIERQ from the coding sequence ATGTCGAACATCGACTACGAGGTGCGCGACGAAGTCGCCCACGTGCGGATCAATCGTCCTGAGAAGCACAACGGTCTCACCCTGGACATGATCGACGACCTCGCCAAGGCCGCCGACCGCGCGAAGAACGACCGCTCGCTGCGCGCCGTGATCCTCTCCGGCGAGGGCAGCTCGTTCAGCTCGGGCCTCGACTTCGCCTCCGCGGGTAAGGAGCAGCGCCGGCTGCTCATGAACTTCGTGCCGAAGCGCATCTCGGCGGCCAACAACTTCCAGGCCGCGGGCTGGGCGTGGCGCAGCGTGCCCGCGCCGGTCATCGCCGTGGTGCACGGCCACTGCTACGGCGGCGGACTGCAGATCGCGCTGGGCGCCGACTTCCGCTACGCCTCGAGCGAGGCGGACTTCTCCATCCTCGAGGCCAAGTGGGGCCTCATCCCCGACATGTCGATCTCGGCGTCCATCGCCCAGCTCACCACCATCGACGTCGCCAAGCGCCTCACCATGACCGGCGAGATGTTCTCCGCGAAGCAGGCGCTGGATTGGGGCATCGTCACCGGCGTCTCCGCCGACCCGATGAAGGACGCGCTGGAGCTGGTGGACAAGCTCAAGGAGCGCTCACCCGACGCGGTGGCCGCGTCGAAGGCGCTGTTCGAGAACACCTGGTACAGCGGCTCGCGCCTGTCCTTCCCGGTCGAGCAGGCCCTGCAGCTGGGCCTCATCCGCGGCAAGAACCACGTGATCGCCCGCACCGCGGCCGCGAACAAGGAGAAGCCGGCCTTCATCGAGCGCCAATAA
- a CDS encoding sensor histidine kinase gives MRWLRWLEARYRRDFELLGYEYPPYYMTITEVAMLALVIEAAVPRLLEGPEGRQWIWLTGAIVLSLCHTAASLMRKGGVSLTAHSIVILTTASLFWCVPTTFDVVPLIVILGITQVAAVTPPRVTVAHLVAYLAVVIAAGLLGAIHQAWLIALTVCFGAAVGQLLQNQLLLLRAERDAQASRIALDRATIAGEVHDVVAHSLAVVLLNVTAARRALESDDARDEAVDALRDAETQGRAAMKDIRTTIELLRSDGAGSAQPGLADIPELVASFERAGLAVDLEHRAPSTDLTASAGLAAFRVVQESLANAVKHAPGARVAVRVAPGAGGRLGIRVSCPVPDGVRRAPGGSGLTGMRARVESAGGTLTTGPVDGTWLVDATFPSGAVTGARCSTGGDRP, from the coding sequence ATGCGCTGGTTGCGGTGGTTGGAAGCGCGGTACCGGCGGGACTTCGAACTGCTCGGCTACGAGTACCCGCCGTACTACATGACGATCACCGAGGTCGCCATGCTCGCGCTGGTCATCGAGGCCGCGGTGCCCCGGCTCCTGGAGGGCCCCGAGGGCCGGCAATGGATCTGGCTGACGGGGGCGATCGTCCTCTCGCTGTGCCACACGGCCGCCAGCCTGATGCGGAAGGGCGGCGTCTCGCTCACCGCGCACTCGATCGTCATCCTCACCACCGCGTCCCTCTTCTGGTGCGTCCCCACGACGTTCGACGTCGTCCCCCTGATCGTCATCCTCGGCATCACCCAGGTCGCGGCGGTGACCCCGCCGCGGGTCACCGTCGCGCACCTGGTGGCGTACCTGGCCGTGGTGATCGCCGCGGGCCTGCTCGGCGCGATCCACCAGGCGTGGCTGATCGCCCTCACCGTCTGCTTCGGCGCCGCCGTCGGCCAGTTGCTGCAGAACCAGCTGCTACTGCTCCGGGCCGAACGCGACGCCCAGGCCTCGCGGATCGCCCTCGACCGCGCCACGATCGCCGGGGAGGTGCACGACGTGGTGGCGCACTCGCTGGCCGTGGTGCTGCTCAACGTCACGGCGGCACGTCGGGCACTCGAATCCGACGACGCCCGGGACGAGGCCGTGGACGCACTCCGCGACGCCGAGACCCAGGGGCGGGCCGCGATGAAGGACATCCGCACCACCATCGAGCTCCTCCGCTCCGACGGTGCCGGGTCGGCGCAGCCCGGCCTCGCCGACATCCCCGAGCTGGTCGCCTCGTTCGAGCGCGCCGGGCTCGCCGTGGACCTGGAGCACCGGGCACCGTCGACCGACCTCACCGCGAGCGCCGGGCTCGCGGCCTTCCGCGTCGTGCAGGAATCGCTGGCCAACGCCGTCAAACACGCGCCGGGCGCCCGGGTCGCCGTCCGCGTGGCGCCCGGCGCAGGGGGCCGGCTCGGCATCCGGGTCTCGTGCCCGGTGCCCGACGGTGTGCGGCGCGCCCCCGGCGGCTCCGGGCTGACGGGGATGCGGGCCCGCGTCGAGAGCGCGGGCGGCACGCTCACCACCGGCCCCGTCGACGGGACGTGGCTCGTGGACGCGACCTTTCCGTCCGGCGCCGTGACGGGCGCACGCTGTTCGACCGGAGGAGACCGCCCGTGA
- a CDS encoding flavin monoamine oxidase family protein → MTQPAMPAHGPSASDAPLTMFGPDFPFAYDDWVAHADGLGAVPDAVRGTEVAVIGAGLAGLTAAYELARIGLKPVVYEADRIGGRMRSERFDGYADDLVAEMGAMRFPPSSTTLQHYLDLAGLRTEPFPNPLAETTPSTVIDLKGHSYYARTTADLPPEFAEVARAWDATLADYADAAELQDAIRARDVPRIRAVWSRLVEELDDQTFYGFLTASEHFRSFAHRELFGQVGFGTGGWDTDYPNSMLEILRVTCTAADDEHRGIVGGADLLPKHLWESPFDGARSVRDLNGGEHRPAVTAIRRTAGPGGAPAYTLTDAAGETRTYPAAVFTGQAWMLLNTIDCDDDLLPIDHWTAVERTHYMGSSKVFALVDRPFWRDVDPATGRDTMSMTLTDRMSRGTYLLDHGPDRPGVICLSYTWSDDSLKVLPLDVNARLDLMLKSLGEVYPGVDIRSHIIATPKTVSWETERYFMGAFKANLPGHYRYQERLYTHFMQESLDPRHRGFFLAGDDISWTAGWAEGALQTALNAVWGVVHHLGGSAPSTNPGPGDVFADIAPVRLGDERGTRA, encoded by the coding sequence ATGACCCAGCCCGCCATGCCCGCCCACGGACCGTCCGCCTCGGACGCGCCCCTGACGATGTTCGGCCCCGACTTCCCCTTCGCGTACGACGACTGGGTCGCGCACGCCGACGGCCTCGGCGCGGTGCCGGACGCCGTCCGAGGCACCGAGGTCGCCGTCATCGGCGCCGGCCTCGCCGGCCTCACCGCCGCCTACGAGCTGGCCCGCATCGGCCTGAAACCGGTGGTCTACGAGGCCGACCGGATCGGCGGGCGGATGCGCAGCGAGCGCTTCGACGGCTACGCCGACGATCTCGTCGCGGAGATGGGGGCGATGCGCTTCCCGCCGTCGTCGACCACGCTGCAGCACTACCTCGACCTCGCGGGCCTGCGCACGGAGCCCTTCCCCAATCCCCTCGCCGAGACGACGCCCAGCACCGTCATCGACCTCAAGGGCCACAGCTACTACGCCCGCACCACCGCCGATCTCCCGCCCGAGTTCGCCGAGGTCGCCCGCGCCTGGGACGCGACGCTCGCCGACTACGCCGACGCCGCCGAGCTGCAGGACGCGATCCGCGCGCGCGACGTCCCCCGCATCCGGGCGGTGTGGTCGCGCCTGGTGGAGGAGCTCGATGACCAGACCTTCTACGGCTTCCTCACCGCCTCCGAGCACTTCCGGTCGTTCGCGCACCGGGAACTGTTCGGCCAGGTCGGATTCGGCACGGGCGGCTGGGACACCGACTACCCCAACTCGATGCTCGAGATCCTCCGCGTCACCTGCACCGCCGCCGACGACGAGCACCGCGGCATCGTCGGGGGCGCGGACCTGCTGCCGAAGCACCTGTGGGAGAGCCCGTTCGACGGTGCGCGGTCGGTGCGGGACCTCAACGGCGGCGAGCACCGGCCGGCGGTCACCGCGATCCGCCGCACCGCCGGCCCCGGCGGCGCCCCCGCGTACACGCTGACCGACGCGGCCGGCGAGACCCGGACGTACCCGGCGGCGGTCTTCACCGGCCAGGCGTGGATGCTCCTCAACACCATCGACTGCGACGACGACCTGCTGCCGATCGACCACTGGACCGCCGTCGAGCGGACCCACTACATGGGCAGCTCCAAGGTCTTCGCACTGGTCGATCGCCCCTTCTGGCGCGACGTCGACCCCGCGACGGGGCGCGACACCATGTCCATGACGCTCACCGACCGGATGAGCCGCGGCACCTACCTGCTCGACCACGGTCCCGACCGGCCCGGCGTCATCTGCCTGTCCTACACCTGGTCCGACGACTCGCTCAAGGTGCTGCCGCTGGACGTGAACGCGCGGCTCGATCTCATGCTCAAGTCGCTGGGCGAGGTCTACCCCGGCGTCGACATCCGCAGCCACATCATCGCCACGCCGAAGACGGTCTCGTGGGAGACGGAGCGGTACTTCATGGGCGCGTTCAAGGCGAACCTCCCCGGGCACTACCGCTACCAGGAGCGGCTGTACACGCACTTCATGCAGGAGTCGCTCGACCCGCGGCACCGCGGCTTCTTCCTCGCCGGCGACGACATCTCGTGGACCGCGGGGTGGGCCGAGGGTGCGCTGCAGACCGCCCTCAACGCCGTGTGGGGCGTCGTGCACCACCTGGGCGGGAGCGCACCGTCGACCAACCCCGGGCCGGGCGACGTCTTCGCCGACATCGCCCCGGTCCGGCTCGGCGACGAGCGGGGCACGCGCGCCTAG
- a CDS encoding HhH-GPD-type base excision DNA repair protein, whose amino-acid sequence MAVTLHITGEPESDAVLSEHPFALLAGMLLDQQFPMERAFAGPWKVLDRFGSIDPRDIAVADPVRFEELCTTPPAIHRYGRAMAARLQALAQIVVDEYDGQAERIWTEASSGADLVKRIEALPGFGAQKAKIFAALVGKQLGVKPRGWATAVGDYSKAGYRSVADVVDGESLQKVRAYKKEMKAAGKKAGA is encoded by the coding sequence ATGGCGGTCACGTTGCACATCACGGGGGAACCCGAGTCGGACGCGGTGCTCTCGGAGCACCCGTTCGCGCTGCTCGCGGGCATGCTTCTCGACCAGCAGTTCCCGATGGAACGCGCGTTCGCGGGTCCGTGGAAGGTCCTCGACAGGTTCGGCAGTATCGACCCGCGCGACATCGCGGTCGCCGACCCGGTCCGGTTCGAGGAACTGTGCACCACGCCCCCCGCGATCCACCGGTACGGCCGTGCCATGGCGGCACGCCTGCAGGCCCTCGCCCAGATCGTCGTCGACGAGTACGACGGGCAGGCCGAGCGGATCTGGACCGAGGCCTCCTCCGGCGCCGACCTGGTGAAGCGGATCGAGGCCCTGCCCGGCTTCGGCGCGCAGAAGGCGAAGATCTTCGCGGCGCTCGTCGGCAAGCAGCTCGGCGTGAAGCCGCGCGGTTGGGCGACGGCGGTCGGCGACTACAGCAAGGCCGGCTACCGCTCGGTCGCGGACGTCGTCGACGGCGAGTCCCTGCAGAAGGTGCGCGCCTACAAGAAGGAGATGAAGGCGGCCGGGAAGAAGGCGGGCGCATGA
- a CDS encoding response regulator, producing MTDRPIRLLLVDDQDLVRLGLRRILRRRDGFEVVGECSDGDEVTAAVAETMPDVVLMDLRMKRVSGMEATRRVTAPAGAPPVLVLTTFRDDDLLSEALRAGASGFVLKDSPAEELIRAVRLVAAGEAVLDPAVTGRVLETYRAAAPAAATPSGEQARLTSREVDVLALVGRGLSNDDIAAELVISIVTVKSHIGSIFTKLGVRNRAEAIVFAFDHGIVRPGG from the coding sequence GTGACCGACCGACCGATCCGCCTGCTCCTCGTGGACGACCAGGACCTGGTGCGCCTCGGGCTGCGCCGGATCCTGCGCCGCCGTGATGGTTTCGAGGTCGTGGGCGAATGCTCGGACGGCGACGAGGTGACCGCGGCCGTCGCCGAGACCATGCCCGACGTGGTGCTGATGGACCTGCGCATGAAGCGGGTCAGCGGGATGGAGGCCACCCGGCGCGTCACCGCCCCCGCGGGCGCGCCGCCGGTGCTCGTGCTCACCACCTTCCGCGACGACGACCTGCTCTCCGAGGCACTACGGGCGGGAGCGTCCGGCTTCGTCCTCAAGGACTCGCCCGCGGAGGAGCTCATCCGCGCCGTGCGCCTGGTGGCCGCCGGGGAGGCGGTGCTCGACCCCGCCGTCACCGGCCGCGTACTCGAGACCTACCGCGCCGCCGCACCCGCGGCAGCGACACCGTCGGGCGAACAGGCGCGACTGACCTCCCGAGAAGTGGACGTCCTCGCGCTCGTGGGCCGCGGACTGTCCAACGACGACATCGCCGCCGAGCTGGTGATCTCGATCGTCACCGTGAAGAGCCACATCGGCTCGATCTTCACCAAGCTCGGCGTCCGCAACCGCGCGGAGGCGATAGTTTTCGCGTTCGATCACGGCATCGTCCGGCCGGGCGGCTGA
- a CDS encoding carbon-nitrogen hydrolase family protein, translating to MTVTVAMYQGPEGLGPEPDVARNLAAIDGAAARAAESGARLLVTPEMSVTGYDIGAEVARLARPRGGEYHDALTAIASRHDLTVVGGYAERDGDRVFNAATVVAPDGTELAHYRKTHLFGDLDRNAFAPGDELPVTFPLGGLTCGLLICYDVEFPEAVRAHAEAGTDLLLIPTGLMEPFGRIAEQVVPVRAFESQLYIAYTNHCGRETSLEYCGLSTAAGPDGDVVAQAGRDERLLTFTADPEALREARLVNTYLRDRRTDLY from the coding sequence ATGACGGTCACCGTCGCGATGTACCAGGGGCCGGAGGGCCTCGGGCCCGAGCCGGACGTCGCGCGGAACCTGGCGGCGATCGACGGTGCCGCGGCCCGTGCCGCGGAGAGCGGCGCGCGTCTGCTCGTCACCCCCGAGATGTCGGTGACGGGCTACGACATCGGGGCCGAGGTGGCGCGGCTGGCGCGCCCCCGCGGCGGCGAGTACCACGACGCGCTCACCGCGATCGCGTCCCGCCACGACCTCACGGTCGTCGGCGGCTACGCGGAGCGGGACGGCGACCGGGTGTTCAACGCCGCCACCGTGGTCGCGCCCGACGGCACCGAACTCGCGCACTACCGCAAGACGCACCTCTTCGGCGACCTCGACCGCAACGCCTTCGCGCCCGGCGACGAACTGCCCGTGACGTTCCCGCTCGGCGGGCTCACCTGCGGACTGCTCATCTGCTACGACGTCGAGTTCCCCGAGGCCGTGCGCGCCCACGCCGAGGCGGGCACCGACCTGCTCCTGATCCCGACGGGCCTCATGGAGCCGTTCGGCCGCATCGCGGAACAGGTCGTGCCGGTGCGGGCCTTCGAGAGCCAGCTCTACATCGCCTACACCAACCACTGCGGCCGCGAGACCTCGCTCGAGTACTGCGGCCTGAGCACCGCCGCGGGGCCCGACGGCGACGTCGTGGCCCAGGCCGGGCGCGACGAGCGCCTCCTGACCTTCACCGCCGACCCCGAGGCGCTGCGCGAGGCGCGCCTCGTCAACACCTACCTGCGCGACCGGCGCACCGACCTGTACTGA
- the speB gene encoding agmatinase, whose translation MSDETQRPSQPRGPVDASLVPRYCGPETFARLPRLDQVDGAAVAVLGIPFDSGVSYRPGARFGPGHIRASSKLLRPYNPALDVSPFAVHQVADAGDLAVNPFDIVEALGTVEAEITRLRGAGSKVLTLGGDHTLALPILRAVAADRGPVAVLHFDAHLDTWDTYFGAPFTHGTPFRRASEEGLIDLERSMHIGIRGPLYGEQDLTADGVLGFQVVRSDDYENDGLASVIERMRRRLAGPDGAGGPVYVSVDIDVLDPAHAPGTGTPEAGGMTSRELLNTLRALVGTDVVGADVVEVAPPYDHAELTGVAAAHVAYELLSVLAVNAR comes from the coding sequence GTGTCCGACGAAACCCAGCGCCCGTCTCAGCCCCGCGGACCGGTGGATGCGAGCCTCGTCCCCCGCTACTGCGGGCCGGAGACCTTCGCCCGCCTGCCCCGCCTCGATCAGGTCGACGGTGCCGCCGTCGCCGTCCTCGGCATCCCCTTCGACTCGGGCGTGAGCTACCGCCCGGGCGCGCGGTTCGGCCCCGGGCACATCCGGGCGTCGTCGAAGCTCCTGCGGCCCTACAACCCGGCGCTGGACGTCTCCCCCTTCGCGGTGCACCAGGTCGCCGACGCCGGCGACCTCGCGGTGAACCCGTTCGACATCGTCGAGGCCCTCGGCACCGTCGAGGCCGAGATCACGCGCCTGCGCGGCGCCGGGTCCAAGGTGCTCACCCTCGGCGGCGATCACACGCTCGCGCTGCCGATCCTGCGCGCCGTCGCCGCCGACCGCGGCCCCGTCGCGGTGCTGCACTTCGATGCGCACCTCGACACCTGGGACACCTACTTCGGCGCGCCGTTCACGCACGGCACCCCGTTCCGGCGGGCCAGCGAGGAGGGGCTGATCGACCTCGAGCGCTCCATGCACATCGGCATCCGCGGCCCGCTCTACGGCGAGCAGGACCTCACCGCGGACGGCGTCCTCGGCTTCCAGGTGGTGCGCTCCGACGACTACGAGAACGACGGCCTGGCCAGCGTGATCGAGCGCATGCGCCGGCGCCTCGCCGGGCCCGACGGTGCCGGCGGCCCCGTCTACGTCTCCGTCGACATCGACGTGCTGGACCCCGCGCACGCGCCCGGCACCGGCACCCCCGAGGCCGGCGGCATGACGAGCCGCGAGCTGCTCAACACGCTGCGCGCGCTCGTCGGCACCGACGTCGTCGGCGCCGACGTCGTCGAGGTCGCGCCGCCCTACGACCACGCCGAGCTGACGGGCGTCGCGGCGGCCCACGTGGCCTACGAGCTGCTGTCCGTGCTCGCGGTGAACGCCCGATGA
- a CDS encoding amino acid permease, translated as MSTFTESLFARKSVDRILADSAAAHDGPQLKRSMGLGHLTALSIGASLGTGIFVILGEATPKAGPAVIVAFILAAVTALFSALSYAEMAGTIPVSGSSYSYAYATIGEFFAWICGWCLLLEYGVSVAAVAVGWGQYINELLRTLFDVELPTAIAAPPGDGGIVNIPSMVIVALACIVLVGGATESARLNTAMVVLKVCVLVFFCAIAFTAFESGNLSPFMPFGTHGMTAAAAMVFFSYIGFDAASTAGNEAKNPTRDLPRAIILSLGIITVLYCLVALAAVGAMPWQEFGGSEASLAKILTDVTGQTWPSVILSIGAVIAIASVVLAVMYGQSRILYTMGSDGLVPRVFAKVNPRTFVPVRNIVIVSVVIAVLAGLVPLGELANATSIGSLFAFALVNVGVILLRINRPDLPRAFKTPLFPLIPVLGIGFCGYLMLQLEARTWIAFAVWSAVGLVVYFVYGYQHSRLRQDVDLAKDAR; from the coding sequence ATGAGCACCTTCACCGAGAGTCTGTTCGCCCGGAAGTCCGTCGATCGCATCCTCGCCGACAGCGCCGCCGCGCACGACGGGCCGCAGCTCAAGCGCTCGATGGGACTCGGGCACCTCACCGCCCTGTCGATCGGCGCCTCGCTCGGCACCGGCATCTTCGTGATCCTCGGCGAGGCGACCCCCAAGGCCGGGCCGGCGGTCATCGTCGCGTTCATCCTGGCGGCGGTCACGGCGCTGTTCTCCGCGCTCTCCTACGCCGAGATGGCGGGCACCATCCCGGTGTCCGGCAGCTCGTACTCCTACGCCTACGCCACCATCGGCGAGTTCTTCGCCTGGATCTGCGGCTGGTGCCTGCTCCTCGAGTACGGCGTTTCCGTGGCGGCCGTCGCCGTCGGCTGGGGCCAGTACATCAACGAACTCCTCCGCACCCTCTTCGACGTGGAACTCCCCACCGCGATCGCCGCCCCGCCGGGCGACGGCGGCATCGTGAACATCCCGAGCATGGTCATCGTGGCCCTCGCCTGCATCGTCCTCGTCGGCGGCGCGACCGAGAGCGCCCGCCTGAACACCGCGATGGTCGTCCTCAAGGTGTGCGTCCTCGTCTTCTTCTGCGCCATCGCCTTCACCGCCTTCGAGTCGGGCAACCTCAGCCCGTTCATGCCCTTCGGCACCCACGGGATGACCGCCGCCGCGGCGATGGTCTTCTTCTCCTACATCGGCTTCGACGCGGCGTCGACCGCGGGCAACGAGGCGAAGAATCCCACCCGCGACCTCCCGCGCGCGATCATCCTGTCGCTCGGCATCATCACCGTGCTCTACTGCCTGGTCGCGCTCGCGGCGGTCGGAGCGATGCCCTGGCAGGAGTTCGGCGGGTCCGAAGCCTCCCTCGCGAAGATCCTCACGGACGTCACCGGCCAGACCTGGCCCTCCGTGATCCTCTCCATCGGCGCGGTGATCGCGATCGCCAGCGTGGTGCTCGCGGTCATGTACGGCCAGAGCCGCATCCTCTACACGATGGGCAGCGACGGCCTGGTCCCCCGCGTCTTCGCCAAGGTCAACCCCCGCACCTTCGTGCCGGTCCGCAACATCGTGATCGTCAGCGTGGTCATCGCCGTGCTCGCGGGTCTCGTCCCCCTCGGTGAGCTCGCGAACGCCACGTCGATCGGCTCCCTCTTCGCGTTCGCGCTGGTCAACGTCGGCGTGATCCTGCTGCGGATCAACCGACCCGATCTGCCCCGCGCCTTCAAGACGCCCCTGTTCCCGCTGATCCCCGTGCTGGGCATCGGCTTCTGCGGATACCTCATGCTGCAACTCGAGGCCCGCACGTGGATCGCCTTCGCCGTCTGGTCCGCGGTGGGACTCGTCGTGTACTTCGTCTACGGCTACCAGCACTCGCGGCTGCGGCAGGACGTCGACCTCGCGAAGGACGCGCGATGA